In the Salmo trutta chromosome 13, fSalTru1.1, whole genome shotgun sequence genome, GCATGGACCTGCACTTCACACACTGCGAGGGCAGGTGAGgctgagcagacacacacacacacggggtgaattcattacgccgattctgttgcaaaacgtttagtCTGTTGCAAAACCTTTTAATCCAAACGCTCTTCAACGTGATGTAAAAGCTGTtgcattcttaaatggaagtagttcATTTAAATGTTCTGGTTTCCACACGGTGCCATTCCAATATGACAAGTCTGAAGTATTGGGCACAAGCTGCACATCTATAAATGATCAATTCTTCCATGTTCTAAAGCAGGGGGCAccttttggtttttgctctagcactacacagctgatacaAATAACCaatcatcatcaagctttgagtttgggaaaccctggggtTCCATCCAAATCTTTCCAGAAAGAGACACGACTGAACAACAATTTTCATTTGAGAACAAAACGTAACTCAACAGCATTTGAAGTAAACAGTTtcggttgcaaaacgttttgtaaTAGAATTGGCTGCAATGGATACACCCATAATTAAACTAGACTGAACGTTACACTCACTTTTAGGCCAATACACACATGCATAGCAACGGAaacctcacacacaaacacacaccctgtaAAGGGGATTGTGAAATGAATAAaagcaggggttggaaccggttaaGGGAAAAGAGTGAACTAATTAGAGGAAAGGAAACAACCGGAAATGAAAGTGATCTCTAGTGTTTCCaaagagaaaagttattttaaaatcatgAGAAACAGTTAAtaataggatttttttttttcttttttaaatattcAGAATATCTATTATATAATTCTGTTATTCAGTGAAGTTCTGATGCTAGTAATAGCCTAAACACATTCCAAGTCATACCATGATGTTCAGGACATCAAGCCACCTAAACGTTCACCCCTCTGTCTCGATCTCTCCCTACCCGTTATGTTTTGCTTCCAACCCCTGGATAAAAGAGAAGAGTGACTATAACCGCGATTAATCATAAAATCAATTCGGTTTCATACAAGTTTCAACGGGAGACAACCTCCAGCATAGAAAAGTCTGCCTGGCCTCCTCGGAGAAGGCCCTTATATCCACGATCAGCAGACAACTGTTCAGTCTTCAAGGTCACTAAATCCTCCGACTCCAACTAAGACAGTAGCCTTAGCCACTGTCGACACAGATTACCAGAAAGTATACCATCAGCACTTAAACAGGTCAAAGGTTTAAGAAGTAAAAGGATATCAGTAGTCGGTtacaatataattatagactaACAGAAAACGACTTAACCAAACATGGCATTAACATGATGTTAACATGGGGGTACATGTCTAATTCCGGTTTCACCTCCCAGGGGAATGCCTCGGTCCATGTCTCTCCGCTTATACAATTATATTTAGAACATATCATTAACAAATCAAGTTCAGAAAATCGTGAATGAAATAATTTCccactacacacaaacaaacagatcGCTGGAGATCGCCATCACCATACCGTGGGAGAGTTTATAACCATTGTTTGTTGCCCACTCTCAGTGGGGCTCATTACAATAACTCATAACTTAATCTGCTAGGGTAAATTAATCATTTTATACCATTCCCTCTTGCAAAACTACCATACTGCATCATCGATGGGTTGTTGACTACAAGCTGACCTCTGACCCCCTCCTTCTGCTTCCCCTGTGTTGCCAGGGTTGCAGAGCTAGTGGGATACGAGCCAGAAGATCTGATTGGCAAATCTGCCTACGAATTCCATCATGCCCTGGACTCGGATCATGTGACCAAGAGCCTGCACATCCGTGAGTCTCTGAGAGCAGGGTGTCTGGATTGTAGGTGGAAGGGCCCATGCTAAAACATTGGTTTCACCGAGCTAGTCTCCTTTGTAACATTATCATGTGACATATACCAGTACCGTGAGAGTCAGTGTAACACTGTAAGGCGTTATGCCAGTGAGTGACGCATAAGTAAAATGACACTGTGTGAGTACTGGGGACGACGTGTTGTTGTGACAGCTGTTGTCAGGCGGACTTGCTACTGCTCAGCCTTTCCTCCTGGGCGTCTGGGAAGCAGACTGAACAGTAAGGACAGAGAATGGAACAACTACTGCTAGACTGCGTGAAAACACAGGGTGTTTCTCAATTTGCAAACTACCGTGAGAAGCGCttccactccccctactgtattgcCTCACGCTGCACTGCCCATTCACTGAAACCTTCTTTCAGCCAGCAAAAATAGAGACGAGACCACACAGGCAAAAATGGACCTAAAAGTAATGTTGTTCAAGGTAGATGTCAATTCtttgtgggtagctagctaacaattgtTTGTGACTGTcgggctagctaacagtagtgtcaagtgcagcgtctgtttgctcctcattacacaccacggaccaacaaatattctttacatcaacaacgtaggaatcactacaaaacttattgtatgacctcttatagactacattaggcccagcctttggaactttggttttcctagatatggctactatattgtgatcactacatccgatggatctggatactgcttttaaacacatttctgcagcattagtaaagatgtgatcaatacatgttgatgatttcattcctgtgctgtttgtaactaccctggtaggttgactgacaacctgaaccaggttgtaggcactagttacagtttgaagctttttcttgagtgggcagcttgatgaaagccagtccatatttaaatcacccagaaaatatacctctctgttgataacacatacattatcaagcatttcacacacattatccagatactgatcGTTAGcgcttggtggtctatagcagcttcctaGCAGAAGGgtctttaggtgaggcagatgaacctgcagCCATATTACTTCCAcattatttaacatgagatcctctaatctttacaggaatgtggttctgaatataaacagcaacacctccaccactggcatttctacattttctataaatgttataaccttgtattgctaccactgtatcataaAAAGTTTTATCTAactgagtttcagagatagtcagaatatgaatgtcatccgttactagcaaattattgatttcataaaccttgtttcttatgctatgtatgttaacgtgggctattttaaGCACTTTTTTCTTTTGGGATGCttacttgttttcattgctttacagggaagcttagcagaagtagatatgctcatgttatttatgttagtagggtgagctgcacacagtggacttcctcctagggcacactgcctcagtgctaacagtataatgctggttcataggcacatgattactgcatacaatagctgtaggatcagcagaggcattcagggcagtaagaGGGACAAATTAGTTTAATTACATTGTGTCGACCAACACCCCTGGTGTAATGtccatttgctgaagcattatgacaactctgcATCACAacggtagggattaactgagctgggcttgggtcattgataagccattgtctcaacacagccttataatgctgtgaaaggatccaggaacccaaatgatttggatggatcccatcctccttataaaatgtgtttggttgacaatttcgataccttttggaaacCAAAGTTACACtcattgagctgcaataatcacgtagccagttgtgaagagaaaaaATCCTGCTAAAAGCGTTCAATACCGCGTTTCAGAGAGGCTACGGGtccagatatgatgggtcttcTATTAGTGTCTAGCAGAGAGACAATCAGCTCTtttaaaatccagtttcaactgttcagcgCTGCCCTtagtaatgtcattaaaacccacatggactccTGATGTAGTACATTCAGGAGCAGCTTATTAATGTCATTAAAACTCACATGGACTCCTGATATAGTACATTcaggagcagcttagtaatgtcattaaaacccacatggactccTGATGTAGTACATTcaggagcagcttagtaatgtcattaaaacccacatggactccTGATGTAGTACATTcaggagcagcttagtaatgtcattaaaacccacatggactccTGATGTAGTACATTcaggagcagcttagtaatgtcattTACTTCACCTCCGGGAACAGGACATTGTTTTATGAGCCCTGCTCAGCCTTTTAAGAGTGCTATAGTGAAGTGGTCAACTTgaagtgtgggtgtgtttgtctgtgtacgTTGATATGTccactgtccccccccccccccccccccatcccagttCTGTCTAAAGGCCAGGTGTGCACCAGCCAATATCGTTTCCTGGCCAAGAGTGGGGGCTTCGTGTGGGCAGAGACCCAGGCTACAGTCATCTACAACAACAAGACCTCTCAACCAGAGGCTGTGGTCTGTCTTAACTTCATCCTCAGGTAATGCCTCACCTCCTCTCTACTCTCATCTCCTTTTTCATGACACATACGTTCACCCCTTTCCATTCTCCCTACCCTACAtaatctctttctgtctgtctctctatctatcgctctctctctctctctccatctcagtgtggTGGAGCAGGCAGATGTGGTGTTCTCAGTAGAGCAGACTGGCTGTGGGCTGAAGAGGGATCCTGTCTCTGAGGCCTCAGAGGAGACCTTGTGTGACAGTGACAACAGGAAGAAGAGTGACAACAGCAGCAGTGGAGAGCTCTTCCAACAGCTGAAGGAGAACCCAGAGGACCTCCTCCAACTGGCCCCTGTCTCAGGAGACCCCGTCACAGGTCATCCTCACACTTTAATTCACACCTTAGTACTGTACCATCTTGTGGTTAGTGTCTCCCCTGAGGTTGGGAGTTTGATCCCCGGGTCGAGTACCAAAAGATTCTAGGGCCTGAGGCCCTGCGACAGACTAGTGTACTAGTagatcaagctgcctcacgcggcagcctcctgccctatgggccattcTGGCTCAGACAGGGCTGGCTTACTACATATTCATTCACTGTCACAAGTGCTCAAAAGACTGTTTGTGTCTTgacttgtgtgtctgtgtttctgcagACTTTGTGGAGCTGTCGTTCAGCCTTCCATCAAGCCCTGACTCCGCCCCAGTTTTCCCACAGGACCTGTGCACCCCCGAGCTGTGGACGCTCCTCGCACCCATATTTGACAAGCCCACCTCATCATCACCAACACCAGCGCTGGTAATAACTTTAGTTGATTCTTAAATGTCAGTGAGGATACAGTATCTCCTTAGAGTCTATAACCTATGAACCCAATGTGTTCTCACTGATGAGGAGTCCACTATATATCTGTCCTCGTCAGATCCCCATTGAGGAGCTGCCAATAGAGGATGAGGTGGAGAGGTTGTTTGCCGTCTGTCCAGAAGAGGTCGTGCAGAAGGAAGACCAGCCTGAGGTACATGCAGAACACACCCGAACATTTAATGATGAGCATAGTTCTTTCCTATTTCTTCAAGAAGTCAAACTATTTTGAGAGGGAAATTAGGAAGAAGGAGCCTATACCTGTGATTGAGCAGTCTGTCTCCTGTGCTGGCAGGACGTGGAAGTGGTTGATCTGGACATGCTGGCACCGTATATCTCCATGGATGATGATTTCCTGCTCAGCGTCCAGCTCCCTGAGACCCCTGACAGCCCCTCCCCAGAGCCCCCCACTGCTACCAGGAAACGGTAAAaatctactctattctactgacCCACTGCTGTCTGGGTCACACCAGTGAGAGAGACGAGACGCCCGGTTGGCTTGAGTGTTTTGGagggacagacagtggtgttgggtgttttggagggacagacagtggtgttgggtgttttggagggacagacagtggtgttgggtgttttggagggacagacagtggtgttgggtgttttggagggacagacagtggtgttgggtgttttggagggacagacagtggtgttgggtgttttggagggacagacagtggtgttgggtgttttggagggacagacagtggtgttgggtgttttggagggacagacagtggtgttgggtgttttggagggacagacagtggtgttgggtgttttggagggacagacagtggtgttgggtgttttggagggacagacagtggtgttgggtgttttggagggacagacagtggtgttgggtgttttggagggacagacagtggtgttgggtgttttggagggacagacagtggtgttgggtgttttggagggacagacagtggtgttgggTGTTTTGGAGTGAAAGTGTTGCTGAATGTTAACGTTCCTAACTGTAACTTCCACAGGAGCCATGAGCAGGATGAAGACATGCCCTCCCAGCTGATGAGTCAGGACAAGAGACTGAGACACTCGGTGTCCCCCATCGAGCAGGAACTGCTTCTCAGCTACACCCTACTGGTGAGGAGGGGGTTTAGGGTGGGGTGAGGAAGGGGGTTTAGGGTGGGGTGAGGAAGGGGGTTTAGGGTGGGGTGAGGAAGGGGTTTAGGGTTGGGTGAGGAAGGGGTTTAGGGTTGGGTGAGGAGGGGGTTTAGGGTGGGGTGAGGAGGGTGTTTAGGGTTGGGTGAGGAAGGGGTTTAGGGTGGGGTGAGGAAGGGGTTTAGGGTGGGGTGAGGAGGGTGTTTAGGGTTGGGTGAgggtggggtgaggaggggggtttAGGGTGGGGTGAGGAAGGGGGTTTAGGGTGGGGTGAGGAAGGGGGTTTAgggtggggtgaggaggggggtttagggttgggtgAGGAAGGGGGTTTAGGGTGGGAGTTGAGGACAGTGTATGAAATGACTTAATGAACAATGATGTGCTATTAAAGTTGaaactgtgtgtgtttcaggactGCCTGGAGGATACAGACAGCCCAGAGTTGGAGCTGGGGCCACACCCCCGCAGGCGGAGTCAACTGCTGACGGACAGGGACCCCATCCTCGGGGAAGCCCAGGGACGATGTGATACCGCaggtacaaacacacagacacaagtcATGGTACTACTGTATCTTAGGCAAATATTTAGGCTTCATGTGTGGCATTTGCATACTATGTCATACCGTACCTACCAAATGCACTCTTGCTAATATCTACTGAAATAGGTGATGACCAATCCAACTCAGTTCATCTCCTCTTCCCCTTCTGTCATGTTCTCCCCCAGCCTTGATGAGGGACCTCTTCTTGTCCCGCCCACCTGACCCCCTGACCTCCTCTCTGACTTGAGGAAGCAGCTGCTAATCATCCCCTGCCAGCTGCAGAGTTCTGAGATCATGGCGCCTCAACAGGATTCACACACTCCCCAACCAGACGCACGCATTCTCTCTGCCAGCACCTCCAACTCAGACTTCCTCACGCTACCCAGCTATGTCCACAACAGCCTGCTATGGTTTTCTGCGAGGATGCCTGTAGCTTAAGAAACCttgttcctcctcttctctccattctTGTATGTCTCATGTTCTAGGGGGTAGGTGGCAGTATTAGGTTtagccccccctcccctctcattCAGGGTTGATAAAAGTGTTCTCCTCAGTTCTTGCGAACACTTGTAGACTTTAGTCTAAACTCTACACTTGACCCAATGGTGCTTCCGAGGTCAGAACAGACTAAAAAAACACACGCACAAATCAAGCCTAAGACACGTCCAGTAAATCTGACAGAGTGGTGTTTTAGGACACAGTAATGACCCTTCAGTTGGTCTACTGTTCTTCAGTACGGTATGTGGACCTGGCAGTCTGTACGGGACCTTTAGGTTTATTATTATGATATTATTTTGTAACAAACGCACAACGGTTATAAGATATTCCAATATTACCTCAGAACGATCGTCTATGGGTCATTTTTATAAGGAAGGATCAAATGAATTACTAACATCCCAAGCCATTGCTATTGAGCAGTTGGATGCAGTACTTACACCCATAACAGTTACCTCAACAGATAAGCTGTATGTCACGTACTCGACTGCCATCTCTTTCCAACCAAACAGACAAATGATTTCAATGGCATCTTTTTACTTAGTATTTTTATATACTTTACATGCTAGACTTTAGAAAGGAAAAAAACATGTATTAAATGAATGTTTTGTATGCTCGCTTATGGACTACTATTGTATAAACCGCAATGTTTCCGTTGCTTTTATCATGTATTTCTAAGTGGTGCAAGATCTTGTCATATTCAAGCAGTAGTTATTTCTTTTCAGAATATGGTTGCTCTTTTGCAAATTCAGTGGAAACAATATCTGATATACGCCTTTTGCGCATTCATTTCACGTACTGTAAAAATGATGACTTAACATCTAATCAATTACTCCCCCGTTGTTGTCTTTATTATGAATCTATCTTTTAAGAATAGAAAGAGATTGAAAGATAATTGGTTTGAAGCACACAGGATTTATTTTACCTGCATGATTATAGGATTATTGCATTTGCAATAATTAAATGATCCTATGGTGGCGTTAGGTTCATCTCTATAGATTCATCAGAATGTGTTAGTATTGTTTGTCCGCCCAGTATGATGAAAGAAGCAACATAGCCTTCTCACCTGTACTAACCTGTGTAAACCTTGCCCTCCATATATTTCTGAGAGTATTACGTGTTTGGGGTGCCATTTGAGCTTTGGTTTTTTTAAGAATGTACTTTGCTTTTCATTACAAAATAATAATCTTCAATAGCAGGGTTGCATGGGGTTAAACCCCCCCACTTTAAGTGACTCCAATAAAATGATTGAAGTACATTGATCTAATATTTTGTAATAAACAGTGATATAATCTAATGAAGTTAGATCTATacactttttaaaaatatatattccaaTAGGGGAGCAGAAAGAGAATTTCTCTCTAATCAAGTGGATTATTTATCAGTTTTTAATCAAGTAGTACAATTTATAGTGAGTATGTTTGGCAAAAAATGTTATTATGCCCACCTATTGCCCTTCAAAATGTGTTTACCTACGGATGACACGTCTTTCCCCAACCTACCCTATAATGATGTAGGTCTACAAAACATAATACTTCTGTTTATAAATTTGGCTTATATCATAACTTTCATTTTCAAACACTAGTCTTTGTCTGTACTGTTTTGCATTGTATTATTCACTGAATAAACTGAAATAGATATAAATGCACTTTTTATTCAAGAGGATGTAATGTAAACAAATACTGCCATCTTGTGGGGTTTATGGTAGATTGATATTTTCGTAGTGTAGGTTGCTGCCTGACTTCGGATTGCAGCTTGTTTCTTTACTTGATATTTAATAATGCTAATCTCGGAAACCCAGAACTAAACAAATCTCAGTTATGTTACATGCgtctgtccatgagagattaGGTTACTTCTGACCTAGTTTTATTCAGTTAATGTAAAGTTTATGCAGGGGCAAGATTATGCAGTACCCCCAGAATAGTTAAATTGTGTAACGGTGTAGTCTACACATTAGTCGTTCTAAACACAGCACACCATGTGTAAATAGCATCACCTTTAAGTCTGGCGGTGCCAAATCATTTGAACATGTCATGAACATAACACCCATATGTATAATGGCCACAATATTTCACAATAGCTACAAATTAACTGGCACTTTAGAGCAGAGGTGTCAAACATACGGCCCACGAGGGGTCCAATCCAGCCCGCGGGTGGTTtgagtaaaaataataatatacagtacatatttttTGGGCGGTGGGGGAAACAAACTCcatatactttaaaatgactaaaaccaaatctaAACTGTGtaaaatgataatggacctacatttaGTTTCTTGACTGTCCAGCTCACTAACAATCACAGAAAtgaagctagacagtcagggagcttagaaaatgtaaaaaacgatTGATAGGactatttttttttgcaaattttaaCATGGCAGGGAATTAGAAAAATGTTCAGTGCGACTTCCGGACCGTGTTGAAGACCgaatgcaccccccccccccccccggcgtaaaatgagtttgacacccctgctttagAGGGAAGGTAAAGAATGCTGTGAGACCCACACTGATGCTGACTAAAACCTGTGGAATTATGTTCTATTACATatcacttcctgcttgaaactgTTTGATGGGGAAACAACCATAATGCACCAACTCTGTTTTGTCAATGGGTCTTTCCATTCACTAACTACAACCTTAAATCAGGGCTAAACACAGTAATTTCTCAACTGATTCCAGTAAATAGGTCAGTATAGTAGTTCTGCATTCCTCATAAGCGGATGTTGTACTTCTCCATTTGGACACAGTTAGCAGGCTTGACAAGTTAAAGTGAGTCTACTCCACTTCCCTCACAGTGCCTTGCCCTGGCCATCCTGCTTGTACAAAGTCCTGTGTAACATAGCAGAAGAATGAGTTGGTCAGCATGTCAGATCCCATGTTACAACTTTAGTTCAGGCAGGTCAAAGGGGCAATTAGCAGTTGCTACAACCATTGTTAAACTCATATGTACctgttgattcttgaagaatataacttataaatgtgtcatgagcttagttcaactgtcataccccatcagaactcaaAATATAAGGGTCTCTATTGAATGTAAACTGAAGCGTTTACAGATTCCGccaatgtaaaggtcatttccgattgagcagacatatgcagcggttaccgtgaatgcagtctatcacgaAATATGTAATGCTTCCGCTTTACAGATTGATTTGAGACCCAAGCTTGTTTTACGGCAGtgtttgaaaacaaaataaatgtaaacaaacactatatggCCTCAAAACATGGATAAAACTATCATTTTTATGTCATGGATATGAATTTCAGAGGTTACATTTCTCAGGCCCATCCTTCAGCTTTTTACTAAAACGGGGGTGGAgttttattgtttcaactgctgattgccgctttaagcTGAAATTCCCACATAGAACTTTAACTTAATTATTCAACATGGAACAACAAGAGCTGGTTATTAGACTAGCTCTGTCTGTGCGGtgtcccaaatggtgccctattccctatataatgccctacttttgactagggcctatagggctctggtcaaaagtagggcacatTATAggtaatagagtgccatttgggtgCACTGTGTCTCAGATCAACCATGCGATCTACTTTCCTTTGACTAATTCTTCCCAGAGAGCACCATAACTGAGTAAGGCCAAGAGGTTTTACAATTAGAAACAATGTTGACGTTTAATCTTCTGCGCAATGCAATAATTGCAATATTATGTAAAtgttacattacatacatacattacatttttttctatTGAAAAGAAAAACAACTACATTCAATGTCTATAACAAATAATTACATCCTGGGGGTTTCTACCCCCAACCCTCCCCAAACTCTGGTCAATAATTCAAAGCAGATAGGGGAGAGGTGCAAGGCGGGAACAGGGTCGGTCTGCTGGTTTCTATATCGACGCTACAACTCTGCGATCATCGCAAATCATAAACCAACAAGAAGGACGTGCAGGTCCCTGTGATGTAACAGTAATGGCATTACCAAAGTCACCTCAACAAACGAGGCTCAGGTCCCATCACTGATGGGATATAAACCATGTCTCCATGGCAGGATACGTCTCATAACATTACAAACAGCCAATCAGAACTGGTGTGCTATGTATAAGGTTAAAACCTGAAAAGAAAGTTGATccatgctggtaggcttgaatcCATATAAGTGCCTGAGCACATTATTTTACAAGTCAGTACATCATTGGTGGGTAACACAAATACGCCAGTCACTCAAATGTCCTTGTCATCAGGAAGTGCAACTTGTATGGCTTGAACGTCCACctcactctgactctctctgggACGGGATTGGATCTCCTCGTAAGGGGGTGGAAGGATCTCGGGGCTTTGATTGGATTGATGGATAAGGTGACTGGAATCTGATTGGTTGTGAGCTAATGATGGACCTGGAGCCTCCTGGGCCAATAGGAGCTGGGTGGGCCCTCTGCAGGGGGGCAGGTGTTGCCCCCAGCTCCCGTAGACAGCCTCCTCATACGTGGGCAGAGACACAGGCAGGCCATCCACCATCAGATCCATCTGGTCAGAGGAGCGCCTGCTGAACAGTAGAGACATGATCACATCACAGACAGCACTCACACAGTGGGTGGATTTACCTACAATCTTACTGACACTACATCTATGAAACACCCAGCATTGATGATAAGATGACTATCAAACCACTGAAttcccttcttcctcctcctccacagtcTTTCAACTTTCACTCATCAGATTATAAAGATGCTTTCATTACAGGATGTGATGCATTTCCAAGCCTCTACTGTACAAAGCCACTACAGCGCTGTAACCACCCTACAGagcaacacacctgattcaaccaaTCATCAAGACCTTGgttagctgaatcaggtgtgttagtcctgggctggaacaaaacctACATACACTGATGCTCCGGGACCAGGGTTAGTAGTGACAACACCGCTATAGAGGATCCAGTCATATGAATATAGCTGTGTGAGTGACAGGGATAAGAGCCAGTCATATGTGTTTACCTGTGTGAGTGACAGGGAAAAAGGCGGGACTTGATCACCAAGCAGGCCGTGGTGGTGAGAAGGAATATGGACACGCCCACCGCCG is a window encoding:
- the LOC115206129 gene encoding hypoxia-inducible factor 1-alpha isoform X3 — its product is MRVTLSFLRMHHLRSAGDTSEERVTDGDEDTMDGFYPRALAGFIMVMTEEGDMIYLGDSVDKHLGIQQLELLGQSVYDFVHPCDQEELRDLLVPRPGVFKKKPVQQHTEMTFFLRMKSTLTVRGRTVNIKSATWKVLHCTGHMRVCCSDEDSSPPAGSFMMVLCEPIPHPSSVEFPLDRSTFLTRHSMDLHFTHCEGRVAELVGYEPEDLIGKSAYEFHHALDSDHVTKSLHILLSKGQVCTSQYRFLAKSGGFVWAETQATVIYNNKTSQPEAVVCLNFILSVVEQADVVFSVEQTGCGLKRDPVSEASEETLCDSDNRKKSDNSSSGELFQQLKENPEDLLQLAPVSGDPVTDFVELSFSLPSSPDSAPVFPQDLCTPELWTLLAPIFDKPTSSSPTPALIPIEELPIEDEVERLFAVCPEEVVQKEDQPEDVEVVDLDMLAPYISMDDDFLLSVQLPETPDSPSPEPPTATRKRSHEQDEDMPSQLMSQDKRLRHSVSPIEQELLLSYTLLDCLEDTDSPELELGPHPRRRSQLLTDRDPILGEAQGRCDTAALMRDLFLSRPPDPLTSSLT
- the LOC115206129 gene encoding hypoxia-inducible factor 1-alpha isoform X1 produces the protein MDTKEEPVGQRSSTDQRKVRSRDAARCRRSQETELFYELAHTLPLPRRVSADLDKAAIMRVTLSFLRMHHLRSAGDTSEERVTDGDEDTMDGFYPRALAGFIMVMTEEGDMIYLGDSVDKHLGIQQLELLGQSVYDFVHPCDQEELRDLLVPRPGVFKKKPVQQHTEMTFFLRMKSTLTVRGRTVNIKSATWKVLHCTGHMRVCCSDEDSSPPAGSFMMVLCEPIPHPSSVEFPLDRSTFLTRHSMDLHFTHCEGRVAELVGYEPEDLIGKSAYEFHHALDSDHVTKSLHILLSKGQVCTSQYRFLAKSGGFVWAETQATVIYNNKTSQPEAVVCLNFILSVVEQADVVFSVEQTGCGLKRDPVSEASEETLCDSDNRKKSDNSSSGELFQQLKENPEDLLQLAPVSGDPVTDFVELSFSLPSSPDSAPVFPQDLCTPELWTLLAPIFDKPTSSSPTPALIPIEELPIEDEVERLFAVCPEEVVQKEDQPEDVEVVDLDMLAPYISMDDDFLLSVQLPETPDSPSPEPPTATRKRSHEQDEDMPSQLMSQDKRLRHSVSPIEQELLLSYTLLDCLEDTDSPELELGPHPRRRSQLLTDRDPILGEAQGRCDTAALMRDLFLSRPPDPLTSSLT
- the LOC115206130 gene encoding sushi domain-containing protein 6 isoform X1, yielding MSARRKSLWLCGHVTLGYGLFLLVVLPDLTTGRQGNCSHPLVPEHGGFRCEPSPCRGFPQKSLIYYFCEPGYTIPKEVHSSRCRHGKWIPSVPTCLFTPDRHVNYEDQVAHSLPNVATTAVGVSIFLLTTTACLVIKSRLFPCHSHSRRSSDQMDLMVDGLPVSLPTYEEAVYGSWGQHLPPCRGPTQLLLAQEAPGPSLAHNQSDSSHLIHQSNQSPEILPPPYEEIQSRPRESQSEVDVQAIQVALPDDKDI
- the LOC115206129 gene encoding hypoxia-inducible factor 1-alpha isoform X2, which translates into the protein MDTKEEPVGQRSSTDQRKVRSRDAARCRRSQETELFYELAHTLPLPRRVSADLDKAAIMRVTLSFLRMHHLRSGDTSEERVTDGDEDTMDGFYPRALAGFIMVMTEEGDMIYLGDSVDKHLGIQQLELLGQSVYDFVHPCDQEELRDLLVPRPGVFKKKPVQQHTEMTFFLRMKSTLTVRGRTVNIKSATWKVLHCTGHMRVCCSDEDSSPPAGSFMMVLCEPIPHPSSVEFPLDRSTFLTRHSMDLHFTHCEGRVAELVGYEPEDLIGKSAYEFHHALDSDHVTKSLHILLSKGQVCTSQYRFLAKSGGFVWAETQATVIYNNKTSQPEAVVCLNFILSVVEQADVVFSVEQTGCGLKRDPVSEASEETLCDSDNRKKSDNSSSGELFQQLKENPEDLLQLAPVSGDPVTDFVELSFSLPSSPDSAPVFPQDLCTPELWTLLAPIFDKPTSSSPTPALIPIEELPIEDEVERLFAVCPEEVVQKEDQPEDVEVVDLDMLAPYISMDDDFLLSVQLPETPDSPSPEPPTATRKRSHEQDEDMPSQLMSQDKRLRHSVSPIEQELLLSYTLLDCLEDTDSPELELGPHPRRRSQLLTDRDPILGEAQGRCDTAALMRDLFLSRPPDPLTSSLT
- the LOC115206130 gene encoding sushi domain-containing protein 6 isoform X2, yielding MSARRKSLWLCGHVTLGYGLFLLVVLPDLTTGRQGNCSHPLVPEHGGFRCEPSPCRGFPQKSLIYYFCEPGYTIPKEVHSSRCRHGKWIPSVPTCLFTPDRHVNYEDQVAHSLPNVATTAVGVSIFLLTTTACLVIKSRLFPCHSHRRSSDQMDLMVDGLPVSLPTYEEAVYGSWGQHLPPCRGPTQLLLAQEAPGPSLAHNQSDSSHLIHQSNQSPEILPPPYEEIQSRPRESQSEVDVQAIQVALPDDKDI